The following proteins are co-located in the Desulfatitalea tepidiphila genome:
- the zapB gene encoding cell division protein ZapB, with the protein MEHEIVLQKFELLENKVERLIEVIHQLKNENEALKQEKETLAYQLVEKTDAEKHNDELKSLVKTKIDNMIGRLAEFVED; encoded by the coding sequence TTGGAACACGAAATTGTATTGCAAAAATTCGAACTTTTAGAGAATAAGGTCGAACGACTGATCGAGGTCATTCATCAGCTTAAAAATGAAAATGAGGCACTGAAGCAGGAAAAGGAAACGCTTGCTTATCAGTTGGTTGAAAAAACAGATGCCGAAAAGCATAATGACGAGCTGAAATCCTTGGTCAAAACGAAGATAGACAACATGATTGGCAGACTTGCGGAATTTGTAGAGGACTAA
- a CDS encoding bactofilin family protein: MLKKDKKSSVGESTTISTLLGRDTAIEGTLTFKETIRVDGSIKGKLISQDGTLIVGENAQLDAEIMVGVAIIRGKVTGRMEATQRIEIYAPAQVEGDISAPSIAIDSGVVFNGHCAMQGQPRKLSKTDEKRAKDALSSDPHDQKN, translated from the coding sequence ATGCTGAAAAAGGATAAAAAATCCTCAGTCGGGGAATCAACGACCATTTCAACCCTCTTAGGGCGCGATACCGCCATCGAGGGGACTTTGACGTTCAAGGAAACCATCCGTGTGGATGGAAGCATCAAGGGTAAGCTGATCAGCCAGGATGGGACGCTTATTGTCGGCGAGAATGCCCAATTGGATGCGGAAATCATGGTCGGCGTGGCCATCATCCGAGGCAAGGTGACCGGCCGGATGGAGGCCACCCAGCGCATTGAAATATATGCGCCGGCTCAGGTTGAGGGCGATATCAGCGCGCCAAGCATCGCCATTGATTCAGGGGTTGTTTTCAATGGTCACTGTGCTATGCAAGGCCAACCACGCAAGCTGTCCAAAACTGATGAAAAGCGTGCAAAGGATGCATTATCCAGTGACCCGCACGACCAAAAAAATTAA
- the rny gene encoding ribonuclease Y, with protein MNGYAIGLALIGFVVGFGLAFWFKMMVDRQKADAARTEADLIVQESKAKADALIKEASLEAKDRLLKMKSEFDNETKETRAELKKQEKRLFQKEENIDKKIELFEQKEKEIGQLEKDLERRSEELAGKETEYHSLISQQREQLERISALTAEQAKELLLRAMENEARYEGAKIIKRIENEAKEEADKKAKKILATAIQRYAADYVAERTVTVVQLPSDEMKGRIIGREGRNIRALEAATGIDLIIDDTPEAVILSGFNPIRREVARQSLMKLIADGRIHPARIEDVVKKVSLEIDTAIKEAGEQAAFDLGVHGINPELIKYIGQLKYRTSYSQNVLQHSIEVGFLCGIMAAELGLKEKLARRMGLLHDIGKGIDHEVEGPHALIGSRLAKKFGESAQVVNAIAAHHEDVPPTTVYDVLVQAADGLSGARPGARKELLENYIKRLEELEAIANSFKGVDSAYAIQAGRELRVIVESDKINDDEAVLVSRDIVKKIEEVLTFPGQIKVTVIRETRAVEYANK; from the coding sequence ATGAATGGATATGCAATTGGGCTAGCGCTCATTGGATTTGTAGTCGGCTTTGGACTGGCATTCTGGTTTAAGATGATGGTTGATCGACAGAAAGCCGACGCTGCACGCACCGAAGCGGATTTGATTGTACAAGAGAGTAAAGCCAAGGCAGATGCACTGATCAAAGAAGCGAGCCTGGAAGCCAAGGACAGGCTCCTAAAAATGAAAAGTGAATTTGACAATGAAACGAAAGAAACGCGAGCTGAGCTGAAAAAGCAAGAAAAGCGGCTATTCCAAAAAGAAGAGAACATCGACAAGAAAATCGAGTTGTTCGAACAAAAAGAAAAAGAGATCGGTCAGCTTGAAAAAGACCTTGAAAGGCGTTCCGAGGAATTGGCCGGAAAGGAAACTGAATATCATTCGCTGATCTCTCAACAGAGAGAACAGCTTGAAAGGATATCTGCATTAACGGCCGAGCAGGCGAAAGAACTCTTGCTGAGAGCTATGGAAAATGAGGCGAGATACGAGGGCGCCAAGATCATCAAGCGCATTGAGAATGAGGCCAAGGAGGAGGCTGACAAAAAAGCCAAAAAAATCCTGGCCACGGCCATTCAGCGCTACGCGGCAGATTATGTGGCAGAAAGGACGGTGACCGTTGTGCAGTTGCCCAGTGATGAAATGAAGGGTCGCATCATAGGGCGCGAAGGCCGTAATATCCGAGCGCTGGAAGCTGCAACCGGTATTGATTTGATTATTGATGACACACCCGAAGCCGTTATTCTATCCGGCTTTAATCCAATTCGAAGGGAAGTGGCCCGACAATCTTTAATGAAACTCATTGCCGATGGGCGCATCCACCCGGCCAGAATCGAGGATGTGGTCAAGAAAGTTTCCCTGGAAATCGATACGGCCATCAAGGAAGCCGGCGAGCAGGCTGCGTTCGATCTCGGGGTCCATGGCATCAATCCTGAATTGATAAAGTATATCGGACAGTTGAAATATCGGACGAGCTATTCCCAGAATGTCTTGCAGCACTCCATCGAAGTCGGTTTTCTGTGTGGCATTATGGCAGCGGAGTTGGGACTAAAGGAAAAGCTGGCTCGGCGAATGGGATTGCTGCATGATATCGGGAAAGGGATCGATCATGAAGTCGAGGGGCCACACGCCTTAATCGGATCGAGGTTGGCCAAGAAATTTGGAGAGTCCGCCCAAGTCGTCAATGCCATCGCCGCACACCATGAAGATGTGCCACCAACCACTGTATATGATGTTCTTGTTCAGGCCGCTGACGGTTTGTCCGGTGCCCGACCAGGTGCCCGCAAGGAGTTACTTGAAAATTATATCAAGCGGTTAGAGGAGTTGGAAGCGATTGCAAACTCATTTAAAGGAGTGGACAGCGCCTATGCCATCCAGGCGGGACGAGAGCTCAGGGTAATCGTCGAAAGCGATAAAATCAACGACGATGAAGCTGTTTTGGTCAGCCGTGACATCGTTAAAAAGATTGAAGAGGTACTGACCTTTCCGGGTCAGATCAAAGTGACGGTGATTCGCGAAACCCGGGCTGTTGAATACGCGAACAAGTAA
- the atpH gene encoding ATP synthase F1 subunit delta, translating to MKNLAIARRYAKALLLIGKEDGQTEQYRKELENIAKLMDQEKSLADTIANPLHIHGERKQVLQRVIEKMNVSKVMSAFMLLLFEKGRIGFIGSINDFYQMMADELKGVARASLVSASELTADTIEKIRTALSKKTGKEVVLEVTQDPGLIGGIVTRIGDLVLDGSIKTQLLNMRETLKRGERA from the coding sequence GTGAAAAATTTGGCAATAGCCCGGCGTTATGCCAAGGCACTCTTATTGATCGGAAAAGAAGACGGACAAACCGAACAATACCGGAAAGAGCTTGAGAATATCGCCAAATTGATGGATCAGGAAAAGAGTCTGGCCGATACCATCGCCAATCCCCTCCATATTCATGGCGAGCGCAAGCAAGTTCTTCAGCGGGTGATTGAAAAGATGAATGTTTCCAAGGTGATGTCCGCCTTCATGTTGTTGTTGTTTGAAAAGGGGCGCATTGGTTTCATTGGCAGCATCAATGATTTCTATCAGATGATGGCCGATGAACTTAAAGGCGTGGCCCGCGCCAGTCTGGTGTCGGCCAGCGAGCTCACGGCAGACACCATAGAAAAGATCCGCACCGCTCTGTCGAAAAAGACAGGAAAAGAGGTGGTTTTGGAGGTGACACAAGATCCGGGTCTTATCGGGGGCATCGTTACCCGTATTGGGGATCTCGTCTTGGATGGCAGCATTAAAACACAATTACTCAATATGAGGGAAACTTTAAAAAGGGGTGAGCGTGCATAA
- a CDS encoding F0F1 ATP synthase subunit epsilon, translating to MAENIHLEIVTPEKSVVSEDAKIVMAPGTLGEFGVLSGHTPFMTSLKVGAVRYVDTSGKERFVFVSGGFAEALPDRVTILAESAERRRDIDIDRAKAAQKRAEERLARERDEEIDYTRAKAALMRAILRIRLAETRSI from the coding sequence ATGGCCGAGAACATTCATTTAGAAATCGTTACCCCGGAAAAGTCGGTGGTGAGTGAAGACGCAAAAATCGTCATGGCTCCAGGCACACTTGGCGAGTTCGGCGTGCTTTCCGGTCATACGCCTTTCATGACCAGCCTCAAGGTGGGAGCGGTTCGCTATGTTGACACTTCTGGAAAAGAGCGTTTTGTCTTTGTCAGCGGCGGATTTGCCGAGGCCCTTCCTGATCGTGTCACCATTTTGGCTGAATCCGCTGAGCGCAGGCGTGACATCGATATCGATCGCGCCAAAGCCGCCCAAAAACGAGCGGAAGAGCGTCTGGCCAGGGAAAGAGATGAGGAAATCGACTACACACGTGCCAAGGCCGCTCTCATGAGGGCCATCCTCAGAATCCGTTTGGCGGAAACGCGAAGCATCTGA
- a CDS encoding cell division protein ZapA, with the protein MDQVLTLEILGQPFSFKTDVDVSDAKAVADYVIASVDRARTQCANRAASPDKRAILILTALNITNEYFELKKRHQQLLHDLDQRSEDLLKTLESHFAGIKTPL; encoded by the coding sequence GTGGATCAAGTGCTGACATTAGAAATACTCGGTCAACCGTTCTCCTTCAAAACGGATGTGGATGTTTCGGATGCAAAGGCGGTGGCCGATTATGTGATTGCATCGGTTGACAGGGCCAGGACTCAATGCGCCAACAGAGCAGCGAGTCCGGATAAACGCGCCATACTCATTTTGACTGCCTTGAACATTACCAATGAGTATTTCGAGTTAAAAAAGAGGCATCAACAACTGCTGCATGATCTAGACCAAAGATCCGAAGATCTGTTAAAAACACTTGAATCCCATTTTGCCGGTATAAAAACACCGTTGTGA
- the atpD gene encoding F0F1 ATP synthase subunit beta, with the protein MAENIGRITQVMGPVVDVEFEQGKLPTIYTALTISNPAINDEADNLVVEVAQHLGDNVVRTIAMDVTDGLVRGMPVKDTGKPIMMPVGEASLGRVLNVVGRPVDGLGPVSQEKMMPIHREAPKFTEQDTEVNVLETGVKVIDLLVPFPRGGKMGMFGGAGVGKTVIMMEMVHNIAMQHGGISVFAGVGERTREGNDLYHEMKESGVLPKAALIYGQMTEPPGARARVALSALTCAEYFRDIEGQDVLIFIDNIFRFTQAGSEVSALLGRIPSAVGYQPTLAVDLGELQERITSTDKGSITAVQCVYVPADDLTDPAPATTFAHLDGTVVLSRAITEKGIYPAVDPLDSSSRILDANFIGDEHYQVARQVQQILQKYKELQDIIAILGIDELSEEDKITVSRARKVERFLSQPFHVAEVFTGTPGKYVKIEETIRGFKEIVEGKHDDLPEQSFMMKGGIEEVVEDAKKRMAEAA; encoded by the coding sequence ATGGCAGAGAATATTGGTAGAATCACACAGGTTATGGGACCTGTTGTTGATGTCGAATTCGAGCAGGGCAAGCTGCCGACCATTTACACGGCGCTGACCATTAGCAACCCCGCTATCAACGACGAGGCGGACAACCTTGTTGTGGAAGTGGCCCAGCACTTGGGTGATAACGTCGTGCGTACCATCGCCATGGACGTTACCGACGGTCTGGTGCGGGGCATGCCGGTCAAAGATACCGGTAAGCCGATCATGATGCCAGTGGGCGAAGCCAGCCTGGGCAGGGTGCTCAATGTGGTCGGTCGTCCTGTGGACGGTCTCGGCCCGGTCAGCCAGGAAAAAATGATGCCCATTCATCGTGAGGCGCCCAAATTTACCGAGCAGGACACAGAGGTCAATGTTCTGGAAACCGGAGTGAAGGTGATCGACCTGCTGGTACCATTTCCGCGTGGCGGTAAAATGGGGATGTTCGGGGGCGCAGGCGTTGGTAAAACCGTCATCATGATGGAAATGGTTCACAACATCGCCATGCAGCACGGTGGTATTTCGGTGTTTGCCGGCGTGGGCGAGCGCACCCGTGAAGGCAACGACCTTTATCATGAAATGAAAGAGTCCGGCGTTCTTCCCAAAGCTGCCTTGATCTATGGTCAGATGACAGAGCCGCCGGGAGCTCGTGCCCGCGTGGCGTTGTCGGCGCTGACCTGTGCAGAATATTTCCGCGATATCGAGGGCCAGGACGTTCTGATTTTTATCGACAACATTTTCCGGTTTACCCAGGCAGGATCGGAGGTATCCGCGTTGTTGGGACGTATTCCCTCAGCGGTGGGTTACCAACCTACTTTGGCGGTTGACCTCGGTGAATTGCAAGAGCGCATCACCTCGACAGACAAGGGTTCCATTACAGCGGTTCAATGCGTTTACGTGCCTGCCGACGACCTGACAGACCCTGCACCGGCCACGACCTTTGCCCACTTGGACGGTACCGTCGTTCTATCACGTGCCATTACCGAGAAAGGCATTTACCCGGCGGTGGATCCTTTGGATTCTTCCTCCCGTATTTTAGATGCCAACTTTATCGGCGACGAGCACTATCAAGTGGCACGTCAGGTTCAGCAGATACTCCAAAAATACAAAGAGCTTCAGGACATTATTGCCATTCTCGGTATCGATGAGCTTTCCGAGGAAGATAAGATTACAGTTTCTCGGGCCAGGAAAGTTGAACGCTTCCTCTCGCAGCCGTTCCATGTCGCGGAGGTATTTACTGGAACGCCAGGTAAATATGTCAAGATCGAAGAGACCATTCGTGGTTTCAAAGAGATCGTAGAAGGCAAACACGATGACCTGCCTGAACAGTCTTTTATGATGAAGGGCGGAATAGAAGAAGTGGTTGAGGACGCCAAGAAAAGAATGGCAGAGGCTGCCTAA
- a CDS encoding F0F1 ATP synthase subunit B family protein, with protein MVSISLPILLLQIANFLVLLFVLNLVLYKPIRGILKQRKEKFQGLQESVAATGRQAEEQDKAFIEGIRLARAKGQKEKETLVQAASDEESAIVAKINAKAKEDLAEVKAKIKKEMDTVKSALEKEVDAFADAITEKILGRAA; from the coding sequence ATGGTAAGTATCAGTTTGCCTATCTTATTGCTCCAAATCGCCAATTTTCTAGTTCTCCTTTTTGTTCTCAATCTTGTTCTATACAAACCGATTCGTGGAATTCTCAAGCAACGTAAAGAAAAGTTCCAAGGGTTGCAGGAGAGCGTTGCTGCGACCGGTCGTCAGGCTGAAGAGCAAGATAAGGCGTTTATTGAGGGGATCCGCCTGGCCCGCGCCAAAGGACAGAAAGAGAAAGAGACACTGGTTCAAGCTGCAAGCGATGAGGAGAGTGCCATCGTCGCCAAAATCAATGCCAAGGCCAAGGAGGATTTGGCTGAGGTGAAGGCCAAAATCAAAAAAGAAATGGATACTGTTAAAAGTGCATTGGAAAAGGAGGTGGATGCCTTCGCCGATGCGATTACAGAGAAAATTTTGGGGAGGGCGGCCTGA
- the atpG gene encoding ATP synthase F1 subunit gamma, translating into MATLKEVQLKIAAVKKTKQITKAMNMVAASRLRGAQVRMEGFRPYAAKFEEVLGNLAESAGEESNPLLIPREEIKKVHIVVCTSDRGLCGGFNANLIEKAEDLAKEKTDQGKSVSFTFFGKKARDWGRREKLAVKEFHLGVVGTSFSYNVASTAGKKLVSAFLDNEYDEVLIVYAEFLSMAKQKPTVKQLLPIPPVEKEETADAEGPYLAEHICEPSPEALLGEILPKSVDVQIYRALLETSTSEHAARMLAMDNASKACNDIIGNLTIAYNKARQAAITAELMDIVGGAEALKG; encoded by the coding sequence ATGGCAACACTAAAGGAAGTACAACTCAAAATCGCCGCGGTCAAAAAGACCAAGCAAATCACCAAAGCCATGAACATGGTAGCGGCATCCAGACTGCGCGGTGCACAGGTGCGGATGGAAGGATTCCGACCCTATGCGGCTAAGTTCGAAGAGGTGCTCGGAAATCTTGCTGAAAGTGCTGGTGAAGAATCCAATCCGCTACTGATACCCCGTGAGGAGATCAAAAAGGTACATATCGTCGTATGCACCTCGGATCGAGGGTTGTGCGGTGGTTTCAATGCCAATTTGATCGAAAAGGCCGAAGACCTGGCAAAGGAAAAAACGGATCAAGGGAAATCGGTATCCTTTACGTTTTTCGGGAAAAAAGCCAGGGATTGGGGGCGCCGCGAGAAATTGGCCGTAAAGGAGTTTCACCTGGGTGTGGTCGGCACAAGTTTCAGCTATAATGTGGCCTCCACGGCTGGAAAGAAACTGGTCAGCGCTTTCCTGGACAATGAATACGATGAAGTGCTCATCGTTTATGCCGAGTTTTTGAGCATGGCCAAGCAAAAACCGACGGTCAAGCAATTACTGCCGATCCCCCCGGTCGAAAAGGAGGAGACGGCGGATGCGGAAGGACCCTACCTGGCTGAGCATATCTGTGAACCCTCTCCTGAGGCATTGCTGGGGGAAATTCTTCCAAAAAGCGTCGATGTTCAGATCTATCGTGCATTGCTGGAAACGTCCACCAGCGAGCATGCGGCCCGCATGCTGGCCATGGACAACGCCTCCAAGGCATGTAACGACATTATCGGTAATTTGACCATCGCTTATAACAAAGCACGGCAGGCAGCAATTACGGCTGAACTGATGGATATTGTGGGCGGCGCCGAGGCCCTCAAAGGATAA
- a CDS encoding sugar phosphate nucleotidyltransferase yields MRDDVCIIILAAGLGTRMKSEKAKVLHEICGKPMIEYVVRTAAVIAGQDIIIVVGHQAEKVKITVNRIGTVSYALQKEQHGTGHAVQCAQPLIPEKAKDVVILCGDVPLIRPNTILNLIDVHQEGDYDVSLLAVTVDDPKGYGRIILDDRGRLSAIVEEADADASQKKINLINTGIYAVRSDYLREVLPRLGANNAQKEIYLTDIIGIGYADGKSIGFTIGDDSTEIIGVNSVKELELAETFMKNRKIQRA; encoded by the coding sequence ATGCGTGACGATGTGTGCATCATCATCCTTGCTGCAGGGCTCGGAACGCGTATGAAGTCAGAAAAGGCCAAGGTCCTGCACGAAATTTGCGGAAAACCAATGATCGAATATGTCGTGAGGACGGCCGCCGTTATTGCCGGGCAGGACATCATCATCGTCGTTGGGCATCAGGCCGAGAAGGTGAAAATTACGGTCAATCGTATAGGAACCGTCAGTTATGCCTTGCAAAAAGAGCAGCATGGTACCGGGCATGCCGTTCAATGCGCTCAGCCTTTGATTCCTGAAAAGGCTAAAGATGTCGTCATTTTATGCGGGGATGTGCCGCTGATACGTCCCAATACAATTTTAAACCTCATTGATGTTCACCAGGAAGGCGACTATGATGTTTCATTATTGGCTGTAACTGTCGACGACCCCAAGGGTTACGGTAGAATTATCCTGGATGATCGCGGTCGACTTTCGGCCATTGTCGAAGAGGCGGATGCCGATGCGTCCCAAAAAAAAATTAACCTCATTAATACAGGTATATATGCAGTTCGTAGCGACTACCTGAGAGAGGTTTTGCCTAGACTGGGTGCGAATAATGCCCAGAAAGAGATCTATCTTACCGATATCATCGGAATCGGTTATGCCGATGGAAAGTCCATCGGTTTTACCATAGGCGATGACAGCACCGAGATTATTGGCGTCAATAGTGTAAAAGAGCTTGAACTTGCGGAAACATTTATGAAAAATCGTAAAATCCAAAGGGCTTGA
- a CDS encoding F0F1 ATP synthase subunit B family protein produces the protein MKIPGHDGKQQRKRLCAVLAILVVAAFLVCTPAWGSSEGGHGEGGGTGWQATDWYRVMNFAVLAIGLFLLLRKPAGQALNNRIKGISEELKDLEARKAEVEKQLADYNERLAKLDKEAEQIVVEYIRQGEEAKARILQQAESVAEKLKEQAQKNIEHEFKQARLSLQAQVVEKALARAEKLISEKISSEDQNRLVDEYLDKVVA, from the coding sequence ATGAAAATTCCTGGACATGATGGTAAGCAGCAACGCAAGCGCTTGTGCGCCGTTCTGGCCATTCTGGTCGTTGCTGCCTTTTTGGTCTGCACGCCGGCGTGGGGTTCCAGCGAAGGCGGACATGGCGAAGGGGGCGGTACGGGGTGGCAAGCAACCGATTGGTATCGGGTGATGAATTTCGCCGTTCTGGCCATCGGTCTTTTTTTGCTGTTGCGCAAACCGGCGGGGCAAGCGCTCAACAACCGGATAAAGGGAATTTCTGAAGAACTGAAGGATCTGGAGGCGCGGAAGGCAGAAGTGGAAAAACAGCTTGCCGATTATAACGAACGGCTCGCCAAGCTGGACAAAGAGGCCGAACAGATTGTCGTTGAATACATCAGGCAAGGGGAGGAGGCCAAGGCGCGAATCCTCCAGCAGGCAGAGAGCGTTGCCGAAAAACTGAAAGAGCAGGCTCAAAAGAATATCGAGCACGAGTTCAAGCAGGCGCGTCTGTCGCTCCAGGCGCAAGTCGTGGAGAAAGCATTGGCCAGGGCGGAGAAGCTGATTAGTGAAAAAATATCTTCCGAGGATCAGAACCGTTTGGTGGATGAATATCTAGATAAGGTGGTGGCCTAG
- the tyrS gene encoding tyrosine--tRNA ligase, with translation MQNVIDVLEERGFIEQTTHEQELAQYAGSGQVSCYIGFDPTASSLHVGHLVPIMALAHMQRHGHRPIALVGGGTGLVGDPSGKTEMRKMLTVEQVNANVLDIKRQLARFLDFSQDKALLLNNADWLTQLYLIPFLRDFGRHFSVNRMIKAESCRARLESEEGLSFIEFNYMVLQAYDFYKLCEQHQCRLQMGGSDQWGNIVAGIDLIRRTLGEQAFGITFKLITTSSGAKMGKTAAGAVWLDPERTSTYDYYQFWVNTDDRDVARFLALFTFLPLSEIEKVGALEGAELNGAKSVLAFEATRLAHGEEEAIKAYRSACDMFGLRSVADSILPSSRIPRKVDLIEGDNVPCSEMLSDEFEEGIAAFKLFHETGLAKSGGEARRLIEQGGGYVNGRRLKSFDQLIFTKDFSEMGLLLRAGKKRFHKILIKEKK, from the coding sequence ATGCAGAACGTAATAGATGTTTTGGAAGAACGCGGATTCATCGAACAGACAACCCATGAACAGGAATTGGCCCAATACGCCGGTTCCGGTCAGGTGAGCTGCTACATCGGGTTCGATCCTACCGCTTCCAGCCTGCATGTGGGACATTTGGTGCCGATCATGGCCCTGGCCCATATGCAACGGCATGGCCATCGCCCGATTGCCCTCGTTGGTGGCGGCACCGGGTTGGTGGGAGATCCCAGTGGTAAAACCGAGATGCGTAAAATGCTTACCGTCGAACAGGTGAATGCCAACGTGTTGGACATTAAGCGGCAACTTGCCCGCTTTTTGGATTTTTCCCAAGACAAGGCCCTGCTGCTCAACAATGCCGACTGGTTGACACAACTCTATTTGATTCCTTTCTTGAGAGATTTCGGTCGCCATTTCTCAGTCAACCGAATGATCAAGGCCGAAAGCTGCCGTGCACGTCTCGAATCGGAGGAGGGGCTCAGTTTCATAGAATTCAACTATATGGTGTTGCAGGCCTATGATTTCTACAAGCTTTGCGAACAGCACCAGTGTCGGCTTCAGATGGGTGGCAGCGATCAATGGGGCAATATCGTGGCTGGAATCGATTTGATCCGCCGTACATTAGGAGAGCAGGCCTTTGGCATCACCTTTAAATTGATCACGACCAGCTCCGGGGCCAAAATGGGCAAAACCGCTGCTGGTGCGGTCTGGCTGGACCCAGAACGTACATCAACTTATGATTACTACCAATTCTGGGTAAACACCGACGATCGCGATGTGGCCAGATTTCTTGCTCTATTCACCTTTTTGCCGTTATCGGAGATCGAGAAAGTAGGCGCGCTGGAGGGCGCTGAACTGAATGGCGCTAAATCGGTACTGGCTTTCGAGGCCACAAGGTTGGCGCATGGTGAAGAAGAGGCCATAAAGGCATACCGATCGGCATGTGACATGTTCGGCTTGAGAAGTGTGGCAGATTCCATCCTGCCATCGAGCCGAATTCCAAGGAAGGTCGATTTGATCGAAGGTGATAATGTGCCTTGCAGCGAGATGCTTTCCGACGAATTCGAGGAAGGCATTGCGGCATTTAAGTTGTTTCACGAAACTGGATTGGCCAAATCGGGTGGTGAAGCACGCAGGCTCATCGAACAAGGTGGTGGATATGTGAACGGAAGACGCCTAAAATCCTTTGACCAATTAATATTTACCAAAGATTTTAGTGAGATGGGGCTTCTGCTAAGGGCAGGCAAAAAAAGATTTCATAAAATTTTAATAAAAGAGAAAAAGTAA
- the atpA gene encoding F0F1 ATP synthase subunit alpha, whose translation MELRAEEISQIIKEQITDYDKKVELSETGVVLSVGDGIARVYGLEKAMALELVEFPGQILGLVLNLEEDNVGIAIMGEDIHIKEGDIVKRTGKIAQVPVGEAVLGRVVDAMGAPIDGKGPIDAKETRRVEMVAPGVIARKSVHEPCYTGLKAVDAMTPVGRGQRELIIGDRQIGKTACAIDAILAQKDSDIYCIYVACGQKKSTVAQVHAILEKYGAMEYTTIVSACASDPATLQFIAPYAGTAMGEYFRDKGQHALIIYDDLSKQAAAYRQVSLLLRRPPGREAYPGDIFYNHSRLLERSAKLSDELGAGSLTALPIIETQAGDVSAYIPTNVISITDGQIYLEPSLFFAGVRPAINVGLSVSRVGGSAQVKAMKQVAGTLRLEMAQFRELEAFAAFGSDLDAATQRQLTRGERLVQILKQPQYQPLPMEKQVTILFAGTRGFLDKYPSSVVTKYEAGLYPFIEERFPKVFEGLKEKKAIDEALDKLMREALTAYDEEFKDTIK comes from the coding sequence ATGGAACTTAGAGCCGAAGAAATCAGTCAAATTATCAAAGAGCAGATTACCGATTATGACAAAAAGGTCGAACTGAGCGAAACCGGAGTCGTTTTGTCCGTTGGTGACGGCATCGCCCGTGTCTACGGTCTGGAAAAAGCCATGGCTCTGGAGCTGGTCGAGTTCCCCGGTCAAATTCTGGGTCTGGTGCTCAACCTGGAAGAGGACAATGTGGGTATCGCTATTATGGGCGAAGATATCCACATCAAAGAGGGGGATATCGTCAAGCGGACTGGTAAGATTGCCCAAGTTCCAGTAGGTGAAGCGGTGTTGGGGCGGGTCGTCGACGCCATGGGTGCGCCGATTGACGGCAAGGGGCCGATCGATGCAAAGGAGACCCGCCGCGTTGAAATGGTGGCTCCCGGCGTTATCGCCCGTAAGAGCGTTCACGAACCCTGTTACACCGGTTTGAAGGCGGTTGACGCCATGACTCCGGTGGGTCGCGGCCAGCGCGAGTTGATCATCGGTGACCGCCAGATTGGGAAGACCGCGTGCGCCATCGATGCCATCCTGGCCCAGAAGGATAGCGACATTTATTGTATCTATGTCGCCTGCGGCCAGAAAAAGTCCACCGTTGCCCAAGTGCATGCCATTCTTGAAAAGTATGGCGCCATGGAATACACCACCATCGTGTCTGCTTGCGCCTCCGACCCTGCAACCCTTCAGTTTATTGCACCCTATGCGGGTACGGCCATGGGCGAATATTTTCGCGATAAGGGCCAGCATGCATTGATCATATACGATGATCTTTCCAAGCAGGCGGCCGCCTATCGTCAAGTCTCGCTGTTGCTGCGCCGTCCGCCCGGACGTGAAGCCTACCCCGGTGACATTTTTTATAACCACTCCAGGTTGCTGGAACGGTCCGCCAAACTGAGCGATGAATTGGGGGCCGGATCCCTGACCGCACTGCCGATCATTGAAACCCAGGCGGGTGACGTGTCAGCCTACATTCCCACCAACGTGATTTCTATCACCGACGGTCAAATCTATCTTGAACCGAGCCTCTTCTTTGCAGGCGTGCGTCCCGCCATTAACGTCGGGCTTTCGGTTTCACGCGTCGGTGGGTCCGCCCAAGTCAAAGCCATGAAACAGGTCGCCGGCACACTGCGCTTGGAAATGGCCCAATTCCGAGAGCTCGAAGCATTTGCAGCCTTTGGTAGCGATTTGGACGCTGCCACCCAGCGGCAATTGACGCGCGGTGAACGTTTGGTCCAAATTTTAAAACAGCCCCAATATCAGCCGCTGCCCATGGAAAAGCAGGTGACCATTCTTTTTGCCGGTACCCGCGGGTTCCTGGACAAATACCCCTCCAGTGTCGTCACCAAATACGAAGCGGGACTCTATCCCTTCATCGAAGAGCGTTTCCCCAAGGTGTTCGAAGGCCTCAAGGAGAAAAAGGCGATCGATGAAGCATTGGATAAGCTGATGCGAGAGGCGCTCACAGCTTATGACGAGGAGTTCAAGGACACCATTAAGTAA